Below is a window of Drosophila bipectinata strain 14024-0381.07 chromosome XR, DbipHiC1v2, whole genome shotgun sequence DNA.
ctttaaatttaaaaaattgaaatttttatttaaaaattttcataagCTTTGCATAAGAAGATATACAACTTAGTTCTACAGatttaaagcaaaaaaacttcctaaaaaaaacataaactaaTTAAAACTCATCTTAAAATAGCAGTGTAATCTCAAAAGGTGTTACTTTCCTGTAATACCTATTCCAATATTGTGTAATGatttatgttcattttttatgggCAAGATTTTTCAACAGTGTGGCTAATTTCTTTCTGATTAGAACCAGTTATAGACCAACGATCTTGGCTAAAAACCTACCCGAAGCTTGGGGGAAAAGCAGCTAGCCAGTCGGGTCGAATGGCTCCTTCATTCATAAACCCAAAGTGGAGAACGATCCCAGATCAGTAGCGCGTTGACCGTCGAGATGCCGAGTTTGTTGAGATCGCGGAGCAAGTGCAGCATCGTTGCAGTGCTCCTGGTTATCGTGCTTCAGGTGGACAGATCGTCGGCTTTTCCACAATCCAAAAAATCCATTCCCAATGGGAGTCCCTTTCCAAGTTCTCCTGGGAATGGTGGCTACTGTGCTGCCTCCCTCTGTGAGTTGTATAATGGAACGCATGTGGTGCAAGTGCCGCACATAGCTTGTGGCAATAATGGAAGCTTTGCGCCAGCCTGTGGTCCGGAACCCAAGCTCCTGGAGATGAGCGAACGAAGGCGTCAACTGCTCCTCGATATGCACAATTTGGCCCGCTCCAAGATCGCCCTGGGTGACCTGGACGGCTACCTGAGTGCTGCGCGGATGCCGCTCCTTCGCTGGGACACGGAACTGGAACGGATGGCCGCCCTCCATGCCCGACGCTGCCAGTTCGCCCACGACAAGTGCCGCAACACGCCCCGGTTCCCTTTCAGTGGTCAGAACATCGGTTACTTCTGGATCGGACGCGAGTTCAAGTCACACTCCAGGCGGATGAAGTCCTTTGTGATCAACTGGTTCCGAGAGTATCAGGACGCCAATCAGACCTACATCGATAGCTATCATCCACATCCTCAGGGGTAAGTTAGAAAATGGCGgggatttccttttttttactatATAAGGTAATGTTTCCTTTCAGAAAAAAGATCGGACACTTTACCCTTTTGGTTTCCGATCGAGTTCAGCGCGTCGGTTGTGCCGGAGTTCGTTTTTTGGAGGCGAAGACTAATCGCTACCAATTCATGCTGACCTGCAACTACGACTTCAACAACATCTTCAACGAACCCATTTACCGAACGGGTCCGGCGGGGTCCAAATGCGATCAGCACCGGGTCAGTGAGAAGTTCCCAGGACTCTGCGATTGGCGGGACGCCTCCAACGACAACGAGAGTGAGGAAAGTGCCGAGGATGGCAACGCCTTAGACAACAACATTCCCTTATAGAAGGTGGATACCCTTTAAATTGTAATATAATACTAGGATACTCCCTTATAATAATTTACAagattccctttttttttgttaccatttaagaaaattcaaaatttaaaaagtacaTTAGCCATCGTTGTTGTTCAAAAGGTGCATCTTTACAGCTGTGGTTGttgttaaaaatatacatagatATAGATTGGTTAAACTCATTAAATAAAAGCTTAGTTCTATTCGTAGTGTCTTCTCGCTCGCCTAAGCCTTCCTAAACGTAATCAGAATCGGTCGTCGTTGGGGTTATCACATCGAAAATGTTGAAGGGCGGCAGGGAAGCGGTGGTAGTGACTGCCTCTGTTGTCTCTTCAGTTGTCTTGTGGGTGgtcttctcggtggttggctcagtgggcttgtgagttgttaccttcggagttgtaggctcggttggcttgtgggtagtctgcttctcagtggttggctcagtgggcttgtgggttgtaggctcggttggcttgtgagtagtctgcttctcggtggttggctcagtaggcttgtgagttgttaccttcggagttgtaggctcggttggcttgtgggtagtctgcgtctcggtggttggctcagtgggcttgtgagttgttaccttcggagttgtaggctcggttggcttgtgagtagtctgcttctcggtggttggctcagtgggcttgtgagttgttaccttcggagttgtaggctcggttggcttgtgagtagtctgcttctcggtggttggctcagtgggcttgtgagttgttaTCTTCcgagttgtaggctcggttggcttgtgggtagtctgcttctcggtggttggctcagtgggcttgtgagttgtaggctcggttggcttgtgagttgttaccttcggagttgtaggctcggttggcttgtgggtagtctgcttctcggtggttggctcagtgggcttgtgagaagtctgcttctcggtggttggctcagtgggcttgtgggttgtaggctcggttggcttgt
It encodes the following:
- the LOC108128476 gene encoding antigen 5 like allergen Cul n 1 encodes the protein MPSLLRSRSKCSIVAVLLVIVLQVDRSSAFPQSKKSIPNGSPFPSSPGNGGYCAASLCELYNGTHVVQVPHIACGNNGSFAPACGPEPKLLEMSERRRQLLLDMHNLARSKIALGDLDGYLSAARMPLLRWDTELERMAALHARRCQFAHDKCRNTPRFPFSGQNIGYFWIGREFKSHSRRMKSFVINWFREYQDANQTYIDSYHPHPQGKKIGHFTLLVSDRVQRVGCAGVRFLEAKTNRYQFMLTCNYDFNNIFNEPIYRTGPAGSKCDQHRVSEKFPGLCDWRDASNDNESEESAEDGNALDNNIPL